In Chlorobiota bacterium, the sequence CGACGACGTCACCGCTGGATACTTCAACCCCGCAGCCTTGTCGCTGGTGAAGTATCCGCAGATCGCCATCTTCCACGAATCACGGTTTGGCGGGCTTTCCAACTACGATTACGCCGCCGCAACCCTTCCCATCGCCTTCAACCAGACCGTGGCCCTCAGCGCGTTCCGCATTGGCTACGGCGATGACATCAAGGACACACGCGGCGCGCTGATTGACCAAAACGGCAACGGAGTGATTGATGAAGAGGATCGGCTTGATGAAACCAAAATCAAGTACGGCAGCGCGTCCGATTGGGCGTTCTTTGGCTCCTACTCGCGCAAGATTGATGAAAAACTTTCCGTGGGGGGAAGCCTGAAAGTCTTGCACCGCGCCGTGCTGGACAACACCGCCTGGGGATTGGGGTTTGACCTTAGTGCCAGCTACAAACCAACCGACGGGCTAACCGTTGGGGCGGTCCTTGCCGATGCCACAAAATCAATCCTGACATGGGACACGGGGAATCAAGAGTTTATCGTTCCGGCCCTGCGGATCGGCGGGGCGTACCTGCTGAAGCTCCACGACAA encodes:
- a CDS encoding PorV/PorQ family protein — translated: MRNYLWTALLLAAAMQQSAFGQGFANAKYASEFLSLGVGARSAALGGAGTGFSDDVTAGYFNPAALSLVKYPQIAIFHESRFGGLSNYDYAAATLPIAFNQTVALSAFRIGYGDDIKDTRGALIDQNGNGVIDEEDRLDETKIKYGSASDWAFFGSYSRKIDEKLSVGGSLKVLHRAVLDNTAWGLGFDLSASYKPTDGLTVGAVLADATKSILTWDTGNQEFIVPALRIGGAYLLKLHDNHTVMPVVDGTFRFEGRHETAQADLGIASLDANVGLEYSFNNSFYLRGGFNHVEQLSIGAGIRLPKLNIDYAFTNAGTELSGFGATHRISLMLTLEEERYLRPTDPLSEEH